Proteins encoded together in one Spirochaeta isovalerica window:
- a CDS encoding sensor histidine kinase, whose amino-acid sequence MQANHKRFRLDDNKVVVIHDFLYSRQKYPLIIITIALYAMIILLWGENFEVSANYFIIFPVIVVAVSFGFKGGLIAGVLGLPFNLLFFHIIHHPEYAPASLTMAEMSGIVLGSSLGYVSDFFTRMKEEMRRREKSEAALEKSLREKEILLKEINHRVKNNLNLIKSFIQLQVNRIEEGETREILLAMRNRVISIAMVQELLYAQDSIDNLDFTTYLRELSDSFLEGFGRSRMSIELLTGPAPVMLDSHQVTSLGIVTNEILTNASKYARQEEGITELVISLVYSENLLSLTFLDNGPGYPETGEGTGLGFKLIRSLIAELQGDISVSSGKDGGGELKISIPVV is encoded by the coding sequence ATGCAGGCAAATCATAAACGGTTCCGGCTGGATGATAATAAAGTGGTCGTCATTCACGATTTTCTCTATTCCCGTCAGAAATACCCTCTCATTATCATTACCATAGCTCTTTATGCCATGATTATCCTCCTCTGGGGTGAAAATTTCGAGGTTTCGGCCAATTATTTTATTATTTTCCCTGTTATTGTCGTCGCCGTGAGTTTCGGTTTCAAAGGCGGGCTTATAGCCGGAGTGCTCGGGCTCCCGTTCAACCTCCTCTTTTTTCATATCATACATCATCCGGAATACGCCCCCGCAAGCCTGACCATGGCGGAAATGTCCGGCATAGTTCTGGGATCAAGCCTCGGATATGTGAGCGATTTTTTCACCCGGATGAAAGAGGAGATGAGACGCCGGGAAAAGAGCGAAGCGGCTCTGGAGAAATCGCTGAGGGAAAAAGAGATACTCCTGAAGGAGATCAATCACCGGGTAAAAAACAATCTCAACCTCATAAAGAGCTTTATCCAGCTTCAGGTCAACCGGATTGAAGAGGGAGAAACCAGGGAAATCCTTCTTGCCATGAGAAACAGAGTGATATCCATTGCCATGGTCCAGGAGCTGCTTTACGCTCAGGATTCGATCGACAATCTCGATTTCACGACATATCTGCGTGAACTGTCCGATTCCTTTCTCGAGGGATTCGGCCGCAGCCGGATGAGCATAGAGCTCCTGACCGGCCCCGCTCCCGTAATGCTGGACAGCCATCAGGTAACGTCGCTGGGCATCGTGACAAATGAAATTCTGACCAATGCCTCCAAATACGCCAGACAGGAGGAGGGGATAACGGAACTGGTCATATCTTTGGTGTATAGTGAAAACCTGCTTTCACTGACCTTTCTGGACAACGGCCCGGGATACCCCGAAACCGGAGAGGGAACCGGTCTGGGATTCAAACTGATCCGTTCTCTTATAGCCGAGTTGCAGGGAGACATATCGGTTAGCAGTGGAAAAGATGGCGGTGGTGAATTAAAAATTTCGATTCCTGTAGTATAA
- a CDS encoding AraC family transcriptional regulator, whose amino-acid sequence MDWIDRLNNAVTYMEEHLEEYEDIRMIAAAANSSHFHFQRMFALISGITVAEYIRRRRLTLAAGDIQKGHEILETALKYGYESQASFTRAFSRMHGLTPAKAREPGARLKAYPPLTFNISITGAHSMDYEIREFGSFEITGFVRPFTTVDGSNLREIPRFFEEMDKSGSIEEMNKLTGPEGKLKGSLLGVCMDFDEKTERFNFMIGVEPVGRKSHEKLESRTIPPLTWAVFPGRGKMPDSIQAVWKRIFSEWFPSMEYEHAEGPELEVYLPEPCDDGEASFEVWIPIVKK is encoded by the coding sequence TTGGACTGGATAGACAGGCTGAACAATGCCGTAACCTATATGGAAGAGCACCTCGAAGAATATGAGGATATCAGAATGATCGCCGCGGCAGCCAATTCGAGCCACTTTCATTTCCAGAGGATGTTTGCCCTGATCAGCGGAATAACCGTGGCGGAATACATCCGGAGAAGAAGGTTGACTCTGGCTGCGGGAGATATACAGAAAGGCCATGAGATTCTGGAAACGGCTCTGAAATACGGTTATGAGTCACAGGCTTCTTTTACAAGAGCCTTCAGCCGGATGCACGGTCTCACTCCGGCAAAAGCCCGGGAGCCGGGTGCGAGACTGAAAGCCTATCCCCCGTTGACCTTCAATATTTCGATTACAGGAGCACACAGTATGGATTATGAAATCAGAGAATTCGGAAGCTTTGAAATTACAGGCTTTGTTCGTCCTTTTACAACAGTGGACGGGTCGAACTTGAGAGAAATCCCCCGTTTTTTCGAGGAGATGGATAAAAGCGGATCGATTGAGGAAATGAACAAGCTGACCGGTCCCGAAGGAAAACTGAAGGGCTCACTTCTGGGAGTCTGCATGGATTTCGATGAAAAAACCGAACGATTCAATTTTATGATCGGCGTGGAACCGGTCGGGAGGAAATCCCATGAGAAGCTGGAAAGCCGAACCATCCCGCCTCTGACCTGGGCTGTCTTTCCGGGCAGAGGGAAAATGCCCGATTCGATTCAGGCCGTATGGAAGAGAATTTTTTCAGAATGGTTTCCTTCGATGGAATATGAACACGCCGAGGGCCCGGAGCTGGAAGTCTACCTTCCGGAACCCTGCGACGATGGTGAAGCTTCTTTTGAAGTGTGGATTCCCATCGTGAAAAAGTAG
- the lon gene encoding endopeptidase La, with protein MINYGLLPDELPLIPVKGSVIFPGSDNNIRISGLEPGDTFNKSEDGKDTYAIALSMRRNFNLKELEEDDFYKVGTMVRVLDKQKTTDGYKILTHAVERVQIHKIRNEKGIYYAEFTLLLDEMDLERSNQLDLLTYVKDISTETARYFQGSENIIKKIEEFEDSSSLIYYIAPYLNISRSEKQELLEITSVRERGMKFLDYLIRQKESIKIQAEMAQKVNEKANKSYRESILREQLKSIQEELNDGKKSKGETLKEKIEGSLMPEDVRQIALEELEKLEAQGPNGSDSHVIRNYLDLLIALPWKQADEQDIDINLAREILDRDHYGLEKVKERIIQHLAVMKLKKGRKGSILLLVGPPGTGKTSLGKSVAGALNRQFVRISLGGIRDEADIRGHRRTYVGALPGRIIQGMKKAGETNPVFMLDEVDKVMRGFSGDPASALLEVLDPEQNNSFSDHYLEVPYDLSDVFFIATANSIETIPGPLLDRMEVIHISGYTNHEKFYIGKQHLIPRVLEEHGLDDGKLIIDDEALTEVIENYTREAGVRTLKRKLDSLARISSEKVVSGKEKLPYHINAGKVEEFLGRERVRHAIAEADNPPGVVTGLAWTPVGGEILFIESTNMPGTGQLTLTGQMGDVMKESAQISRSLIRSRLTLFAAGFSFNENDLHIHIPSGAVPKDGPSAGITLFTSLASLVTGRKVDPKLAMTGEITLRGSVMPIGGLKEKVLAAHRAGIKKILIPDENKKDLEDVPREIKEELEFKAVYTVEEVIQEALGITLPRFGANGPDPDKHEVKVEK; from the coding sequence ATGATTAATTATGGATTATTACCCGATGAACTCCCTCTGATCCCTGTGAAGGGCTCTGTTATTTTTCCCGGGAGCGATAACAATATACGGATTTCAGGACTGGAACCCGGTGATACATTCAATAAAAGTGAAGATGGAAAAGACACTTATGCCATCGCCCTGTCCATGCGCAGGAACTTCAACCTTAAGGAACTGGAAGAAGATGATTTCTATAAAGTGGGAACAATGGTCAGAGTTCTTGATAAACAGAAGACAACCGATGGATATAAAATTCTGACTCATGCCGTGGAAAGGGTTCAAATTCACAAAATCAGAAATGAAAAAGGTATTTATTACGCCGAATTCACTCTTCTCCTTGACGAAATGGACCTGGAGAGAAGCAATCAGCTGGACCTTCTGACTTATGTAAAAGATATTTCGACGGAAACGGCGCGATACTTTCAGGGTTCGGAAAATATCATAAAAAAGATTGAAGAGTTTGAAGATTCTTCCTCTCTGATCTATTACATAGCCCCCTATCTGAATATCTCCCGGTCGGAAAAGCAGGAACTTCTGGAAATAACCTCAGTAAGAGAAAGGGGAATGAAATTTCTCGATTATCTGATCCGCCAGAAAGAATCTATCAAAATACAGGCGGAGATGGCTCAGAAGGTCAATGAAAAAGCCAATAAGAGCTACAGGGAAAGCATTCTGAGAGAGCAGCTCAAATCCATCCAGGAAGAACTGAACGATGGGAAAAAAAGCAAGGGAGAAACTCTTAAAGAAAAGATAGAAGGCTCCCTGATGCCTGAGGATGTGAGACAGATTGCTCTGGAGGAACTGGAGAAACTGGAAGCTCAGGGTCCCAACGGATCTGACAGCCATGTTATCCGGAACTATCTCGATCTGCTGATCGCCCTTCCCTGGAAACAGGCGGATGAGCAGGATATAGATATTAATCTCGCAAGGGAGATTCTGGACAGGGATCACTACGGCCTGGAAAAAGTGAAGGAGCGAATTATTCAGCATCTGGCGGTTATGAAACTGAAGAAAGGCAGAAAAGGTTCCATTCTTCTTCTCGTAGGGCCTCCCGGAACGGGTAAAACCAGTCTTGGAAAAAGCGTGGCAGGAGCCCTGAACAGGCAGTTCGTCCGCATCAGCCTAGGAGGCATCCGCGATGAGGCTGACATCCGCGGCCACAGAAGGACCTATGTGGGAGCTCTTCCGGGACGGATCATTCAGGGCATGAAGAAAGCGGGAGAAACCAATCCGGTCTTCATGCTCGACGAGGTTGATAAAGTGATGAGAGGCTTCAGCGGAGATCCGGCCAGCGCCCTTCTGGAAGTTCTGGACCCGGAGCAGAATAACAGCTTCTCCGACCATTACCTGGAAGTGCCCTACGATCTTTCCGACGTCTTTTTCATCGCTACGGCCAACTCCATCGAAACCATACCGGGTCCGCTGCTCGACAGAATGGAAGTGATCCACATTTCCGGATATACAAATCATGAGAAGTTTTACATCGGGAAACAGCATCTGATACCCAGGGTCCTAGAAGAGCACGGCCTTGACGACGGAAAACTGATCATTGACGATGAGGCTCTGACTGAAGTGATCGAAAACTACACGAGAGAGGCGGGCGTGAGAACCCTGAAGAGAAAACTCGACTCGCTGGCCAGGATTTCATCGGAAAAAGTGGTTTCGGGAAAGGAAAAACTGCCCTACCATATAAATGCGGGAAAAGTGGAGGAGTTTCTCGGTAGAGAGAGAGTGCGCCACGCTATTGCGGAAGCGGACAATCCTCCCGGAGTTGTAACGGGACTGGCATGGACACCGGTGGGAGGAGAGATTCTCTTTATCGAAAGCACCAATATGCCCGGCACAGGCCAATTGACCCTGACAGGGCAGATGGGCGATGTGATGAAGGAATCGGCCCAGATTTCCAGGAGCCTGATACGCTCCAGGCTGACTCTCTTCGCGGCGGGGTTCTCATTCAATGAGAATGATCTGCATATTCACATTCCTTCGGGAGCTGTTCCCAAAGACGGCCCTTCTGCGGGAATAACCCTTTTCACATCCCTGGCTTCGCTGGTAACGGGGAGAAAAGTGGATCCCAAACTGGCCATGACCGGTGAAATTACTCTCCGGGGATCGGTTATGCCGATCGGGGGACTCAAAGAAAAGGTTCTGGCGGCTCACCGGGCAGGTATCAAAAAAATACTCATCCCCGATGAAAACAAAAAAGATCTGGAAGATGTGCCCCGGGAAATAAAAGAGGAACTGGAGTTCAAAGCCGTATATACCGTTGAGGAAGTGATACAGGAAGCGCTGGGGATTACATTGCCCCGCTTCGGAGCCAACGGCCCCGATCCGGATAAACATGAGGTGAAAGTTGAAAAATAA
- a CDS encoding GGDEF domain-containing protein yields MEKKLSHKTFVEELNHIRKDDNLRSMKTISTLTGLFALAFTAIFGIRKITGAGSEFFIFYFTSFLILALLSFLMRFLYFLLSKKENKTSLDHIVYFYLLAAYFILIGISAFDSVDSGDFLAYTLAILAFSFLYRLSRIRLIITHSAGLLYFITLYYMMNGKIVSFVTLLPILAFSVFSFYISRSRELTQEKILKMADELEMTYREMKEISLRDPLTGLYNRRYCDDFLSFQFEIFQRKGTPFSVLLFDLDHFKTVNDTFGHSAGDDVLVSVAEMTLASIRKTDLAVRYGGEEFLLILSDTHLSSAEIIAERLRSAIEVVTFKSISEHVTISLGAGEIRKDEDTKSLVDRVDKALYEAKRMGRNQTVISP; encoded by the coding sequence ATGGAGAAAAAGCTGTCCCATAAAACATTCGTTGAAGAGTTAAATCATATCCGCAAGGATGATAATCTCAGGAGTATGAAGACCATCTCAACCCTGACGGGTCTTTTTGCTCTGGCATTTACAGCTATTTTCGGAATCAGAAAGATAACCGGAGCCGGTTCGGAATTTTTCATCTTTTATTTTACTTCCTTTCTGATCCTGGCACTACTCTCTTTTCTTATGCGGTTTCTCTATTTTCTTTTGTCGAAAAAGGAGAATAAAACTTCACTCGATCATATTGTTTATTTTTATCTGCTGGCGGCTTATTTCATTCTGATAGGAATCTCAGCTTTTGATTCTGTTGACTCCGGGGATTTTCTCGCCTATACATTGGCGATTCTGGCTTTTTCCTTTCTCTACCGGTTATCCCGGATCAGGCTCATTATCACCCATTCGGCAGGACTTCTCTATTTTATAACCCTCTACTATATGATGAACGGAAAAATCGTATCATTTGTAACCCTATTGCCGATACTGGCTTTTTCCGTTTTTTCCTTTTACATCTCCCGGAGCCGTGAATTGACCCAGGAGAAAATACTGAAGATGGCCGATGAGCTGGAGATGACCTATCGGGAAATGAAGGAGATTTCACTCAGAGATCCTCTGACAGGGCTTTATAATAGACGATACTGTGATGATTTTCTCTCATTCCAGTTTGAAATTTTTCAGAGGAAGGGAACGCCTTTCTCCGTTCTGCTTTTCGATCTGGATCATTTCAAGACAGTGAATGATACCTTCGGGCACAGCGCCGGTGATGATGTTCTCGTCTCTGTTGCCGAAATGACTCTGGCCTCTATCAGAAAAACCGATCTGGCGGTTCGTTACGGCGGAGAAGAGTTCCTACTCATTCTTTCCGACACCCATCTCTCTTCGGCTGAAATAATCGCGGAGAGGCTCAGATCAGCAATTGAAGTGGTTACATTCAAATCCATTTCCGAACACGTGACCATTAGTCTGGGAGCAGGGGAAATCCGGAAAGACGAAGATACGAAGAGTCTGGTCGACAGAGTGGATAAAGCGCTATACGAAGCCAAAAGAATGGGACGGAACCAAACCGTCATTTCTCCCTGA
- a CDS encoding response regulator, which translates to MGKARILVVEDEVLVGMEIQESLQKAGYDVPEVVMTSENFMPAIVKHKPDLVIMDINLNSFVDGVSAVQRMKILTSTPVLYLTAYRDEKTKERAMTTGPVDYLIKPISEEKLLEAVGDALTGLKAPV; encoded by the coding sequence ATGGGAAAAGCACGTATTCTGGTCGTAGAGGATGAAGTCCTCGTGGGTATGGAGATTCAGGAAAGCCTCCAGAAAGCCGGTTACGATGTTCCGGAAGTCGTCATGACCAGCGAAAATTTTATGCCTGCTATTGTCAAGCACAAACCGGATCTCGTTATCATGGACATTAATCTGAACAGTTTTGTCGATGGCGTATCAGCTGTCCAGAGAATGAAGATACTCACGTCAACGCCTGTGCTCTATCTCACCGCCTACAGGGATGAGAAAACGAAAGAAAGAGCCATGACAACGGGACCGGTTGATTATCTTATCAAGCCCATCAGCGAGGAAAAACTCCTCGAAGCTGTGGGCGACGCTTTGACGGGTTTGAAAGCCCCGGTCTGA
- a CDS encoding GGDEF domain-containing protein — protein sequence MAEDRPIPSGRASFNYDLQLGSPWNIARLDGVWEFYWSAFLNPDISLRKDIPDPEYITVPGSWDKETDHPAHGYGTLRLTITGLVPGKIYSLYMPELVTSYHLYINGIDQGRNGIPGTTEAESRPRFLPRLVAFYTEGEKAEILIHVSNFQYRKSGIWRSLFLGELASITKYRDFHLIVEMAIAGILFAIALFHVGIYIYRNQEKAEFLFGLICLTFLIRILCTGEQLLTFLIPSFSWEILRKLEFIPFYGSAPLLALFMSTLFPAESSRRFSRVFMGISLFYGMLVWLLPVKINNHLIPFAEGLMIIGLLYAIWIQARALKARREEAPMLTTAYILFSITVLNDILYASQLIPTMYLSPLGFVIFIFIQSQMLIRRYSRSFFQRDLLARSRDQFREASITDSLTGLYNVRYLHRVLEREIHLSPEKGAPLSLIMADVDNFKNFNDTWGHKQGDEVLKTMGSIIRGSAREHDTPCRYGGEEFSVVLPETALEEALEVAERIRFRFENGAEKDERMGGITVSLGVAQYRAPESTDDLIERADKALYRAKHQGKNQVVRAE from the coding sequence ATGGCCGAGGATAGGCCTATTCCCTCCGGAAGAGCCTCATTCAATTACGATCTGCAACTGGGCTCCCCATGGAATATCGCCCGGCTGGACGGTGTCTGGGAGTTTTACTGGAGCGCATTTCTCAATCCCGATATAAGTCTGAGGAAAGACATTCCTGATCCGGAATACATTACTGTTCCAGGCAGCTGGGACAAAGAGACCGATCATCCCGCCCATGGCTACGGGACTCTCCGCCTGACTATAACCGGATTGGTTCCGGGTAAAATCTACAGCCTTTACATGCCTGAGCTGGTTACATCATACCACCTGTACATCAATGGCATTGATCAGGGCCGAAACGGGATCCCGGGAACAACCGAAGCAGAAAGCCGTCCCCGGTTCCTCCCCCGGCTGGTCGCCTTTTACACCGAGGGGGAAAAGGCTGAAATCCTGATTCATGTAAGCAATTTTCAATACCGGAAAAGCGGAATCTGGAGAAGCCTTTTTCTGGGAGAGCTCGCCAGCATCACCAAGTACAGAGATTTTCATTTAATTGTGGAAATGGCCATAGCAGGGATACTTTTCGCCATCGCCCTTTTTCACGTCGGAATTTATATCTACCGGAACCAGGAGAAGGCCGAGTTTCTCTTTGGTTTGATATGTCTGACTTTTCTAATTCGAATTCTCTGCACTGGAGAACAGCTGCTGACTTTTTTAATTCCCTCCTTTTCCTGGGAAATCCTCCGGAAACTCGAATTTATCCCCTTTTACGGTTCGGCTCCGCTTCTGGCTCTCTTCATGTCGACTCTTTTTCCTGCGGAATCGTCGCGCAGGTTCAGCCGCGTTTTTATGGGGATTTCTCTCTTCTACGGCATGCTCGTCTGGCTGCTTCCCGTGAAAATCAATAATCATCTGATTCCCTTTGCCGAGGGATTGATGATCATCGGCCTCCTCTATGCAATCTGGATACAGGCCCGGGCTTTGAAAGCCCGGCGCGAGGAAGCTCCGATGCTCACGACGGCATACATCCTTTTCTCCATTACAGTTCTCAATGACATCCTTTATGCTTCCCAGCTCATCCCGACCATGTACCTGTCGCCTCTCGGCTTTGTCATTTTTATTTTCATTCAGTCCCAGATGCTGATCCGCCGTTATTCCCGGTCTTTTTTCCAGAGAGATCTTCTGGCCAGAAGCCGCGATCAATTCCGTGAGGCCAGTATCACCGACAGTCTGACCGGCCTCTATAACGTACGCTATCTCCACCGGGTTCTGGAGAGGGAAATTCATCTGTCTCCGGAGAAGGGAGCGCCTCTGTCTCTTATTATGGCCGATGTTGATAACTTCAAGAATTTCAATGATACATGGGGCCATAAACAGGGAGATGAAGTGCTCAAAACAATGGGCTCGATCATTCGGGGATCTGCCCGCGAACACGATACCCCCTGCCGGTACGGAGGGGAGGAGTTCTCTGTGGTTCTTCCGGAAACAGCTCTGGAAGAAGCCCTGGAAGTAGCGGAGAGAATCCGCTTCCGCTTTGAAAACGGGGCGGAGAAAGACGAGAGAATGGGCGGAATAACCGTATCACTCGGCGTGGCTCAGTATCGTGCTCCCGAATCGACAGACGATCTTATCGAAAGGGCCGATAAAGCTTTGTACCGCGCCAAACACCAGGGAAAAAACCAGGTGGTAAGGGCGGAATAG
- a CDS encoding TetR/AcrR family transcriptional regulator yields the protein MKNNNTKEHILNRGLAVVREKGFKNTGISEILKSASVPKGSFYYYFESKSDFGIELLDYAARSFFKEIESHFSGKIPPLKRIETFFDDQIDQLRDSPCHCDCLFGKLSQEMTDEDPRFREELKNIFDSWLKYFSEALLEAEKNGEITLRYSADSLARFILSGWEGALLQSKLLQSVQPLVEFRMIFLSMIREK from the coding sequence TTGAAAAATAATAATACGAAGGAGCACATCCTGAACCGCGGCTTAGCTGTGGTAAGGGAAAAAGGGTTCAAGAATACGGGTATCAGCGAAATTCTGAAATCCGCTTCTGTTCCCAAGGGCTCTTTCTATTATTATTTCGAAAGCAAAAGCGATTTCGGGATCGAGCTGCTCGATTATGCGGCCCGGTCCTTTTTTAAAGAAATCGAGTCTCATTTTTCCGGGAAGATTCCACCGTTGAAACGGATCGAAACCTTTTTTGATGATCAGATTGACCAGCTCAGAGATTCGCCCTGCCACTGCGACTGTCTCTTCGGAAAACTGTCCCAGGAAATGACCGACGAGGATCCCCGTTTCAGGGAGGAACTGAAAAACATTTTCGATTCATGGTTGAAATACTTCAGCGAGGCTCTTCTCGAAGCGGAGAAAAATGGAGAAATAACACTCCGATACAGCGCCGATTCTCTGGCCAGGTTTATTCTTTCAGGTTGGGAAGGTGCTTTGCTGCAGAGCAAGCTGCTCCAGTCTGTTCAACCTCTCGTTGAGTTCCGGATGATTTTTCTTTCCATGATCAGGGAGAAATGA
- a CDS encoding methylated-DNA--[protein]-cysteine S-methyltransferase, whose protein sequence is MNRIIVKTIKIPPGEVILGEYDGKLCLLDWKYRKMRGRIDSRLASCFKASFDEGDCSLFEKTERQLEEYFNGNREVFDIPLITAGTDFQKEVWEALQTIPYGRTESYGELAARMGREKAVRAVAGANGANGISILIPCHRIIAADGSLGGYAGGIPAKKKLLELESQMFLKF, encoded by the coding sequence ATGAACAGAATAATCGTTAAAACAATTAAAATCCCTCCCGGAGAAGTTATTCTGGGAGAATATGACGGAAAACTCTGCCTGCTCGATTGGAAATACAGAAAGATGAGAGGCCGTATAGACAGCCGGCTGGCTTCCTGTTTCAAAGCCTCCTTTGACGAAGGGGACTGTTCCCTGTTCGAAAAAACGGAGCGGCAGCTGGAGGAATATTTCAACGGCAACAGAGAAGTCTTCGATATACCGCTGATCACTGCGGGAACTGATTTTCAGAAAGAAGTCTGGGAAGCCCTGCAGACCATACCTTACGGCCGAACCGAGAGTTACGGCGAACTGGCTGCGAGAATGGGCAGGGAAAAAGCGGTGCGCGCAGTCGCCGGAGCTAACGGGGCGAATGGCATATCCATACTGATTCCCTGTCACCGCATCATCGCGGCTGATGGTTCGCTCGGAGGATATGCCGGGGGAATTCCCGCAAAGAAAAAACTTCTGGAACTGGAAAGCCAGATGTTTCTGAAATTTTGA
- a CDS encoding MFS transporter codes for MKKSKLLQSADTVFSGEGVRGFLTAMLIFGVATGMANGVLNNFLHDILGISRAGRGVVEFPRELPGLLLFLIMGLLYRFNELRVMYFSLIVSFLGLLGLGFFGMNVVPAIVLIVLWSTGEHMMMPIRNSITMHLARPGKEGLAMGTVGSAGNAGQLAGYYLVPLIFLVIRHMGADLPETLPYRTTYLLGALILLGGIIMTAKMKNRDDHVKKQKIAFSRKFSRYYILEMFFGARKQVFLTFAPYVLIMNYGAKTEYIAFLYSLWSLGNIFLNPLLGRLMDKVGYKIILVADTVILFALCIVYGFSHLFFDHQTAFIIVSIAFVVDAMLFMAGMARAKYVKTLSDSKEEVTTALSAGISINHLISIIIAVAGGLLWESLGLEMLFSMAAFFGLGSFFYSVTLPPDRSVPVTE; via the coding sequence ATGAAAAAGAGTAAATTACTTCAATCAGCCGATACCGTTTTCTCCGGCGAGGGGGTCCGGGGATTCCTTACTGCCATGCTTATTTTCGGAGTCGCCACCGGAATGGCGAACGGCGTCCTCAATAATTTTCTTCACGATATACTGGGCATTAGCCGGGCCGGCAGGGGAGTCGTCGAGTTTCCCCGGGAACTACCGGGACTGCTTCTATTTCTCATAATGGGGCTTCTCTATCGATTCAACGAATTGCGCGTTATGTATTTTTCTCTTATCGTTTCATTCCTCGGCCTGCTCGGTCTCGGCTTTTTCGGCATGAATGTGGTTCCGGCTATCGTATTAATCGTTCTCTGGAGCACGGGAGAGCATATGATGATGCCCATCCGGAACTCCATCACCATGCATCTGGCAAGACCGGGAAAAGAAGGGCTTGCCATGGGTACCGTGGGCAGCGCCGGCAATGCGGGCCAACTGGCCGGATACTACCTCGTTCCCCTTATATTTCTTGTTATCCGCCATATGGGAGCTGACCTCCCGGAAACTCTGCCCTACAGAACGACATACCTCTTGGGAGCCCTGATTCTTCTGGGCGGTATCATAATGACCGCGAAGATGAAAAATCGCGATGATCATGTCAAAAAACAGAAGATTGCTTTCAGCCGTAAGTTCAGCCGCTATTATATTCTCGAAATGTTTTTCGGAGCCCGGAAACAGGTTTTCCTCACATTCGCTCCTTATGTACTCATTATGAATTACGGAGCCAAAACGGAGTATATCGCTTTTCTCTACAGCCTGTGGTCTCTGGGGAATATTTTTCTCAATCCCCTGCTCGGGCGTCTTATGGATAAAGTCGGGTACAAGATTATACTGGTGGCCGATACGGTCATCCTGTTCGCGCTCTGTATCGTCTACGGGTTTTCGCACCTGTTCTTTGATCACCAAACGGCTTTTATCATTGTCTCCATAGCTTTTGTTGTCGACGCTATGCTCTTTATGGCGGGAATGGCCCGAGCCAAATATGTCAAGACTCTCTCCGATTCTAAGGAGGAAGTGACGACAGCTCTTTCCGCGGGAATTTCAATCAATCATCTCATCAGCATTATCATCGCTGTTGCCGGAGGCCTGCTTTGGGAATCACTGGGGCTGGAGATGCTGTTTTCCATGGCGGCTTTTTTCGGGCTGGGATCCTTTTTCTATTCCGTAACTCTTCCGCCTGACAGATCTGTCCCCGTAACGGAATAA